The Streptomyces kanamyceticus DNA segment TTCGCCTGCACGGACATGGGCAACGTCTCGCACCTGGTGCCGTCCATCCACCCCGTCCTGGACATCAGCGGCGGCGCCTGCGGCCCGCACGAGCGGGAGTTCGCCGAGGCCGCCGTCTCCCCGGCCGCCGAACAGGCGCTGCTCGACGGCGCGTTGGGGATGGCGTGGACGGCGGCCGACTTCGCGGGCACCGCCGCCCACGCCCGCGGTGCCGCTACTTCTTGAGCGCCTTGGTGTAGTCGTTCATGACCTCGGCGGCGGCCAGCGGGCCGCCGCGGGTCGACCAGACCGAGCCGTCCACGGTCACGACGTGGTTCTTCTCGACCGCGCCGAGGTCCTTGTAGGCGGGCTTCTTCTGGACGTCCTTGAGGGCCTTGTCGCCGTCCGAGGTCAGGGTGGAGAGGAACAGCCAGTCGCCGTCGATCTCGTTGATCTTCTCCAGGCTGAGCGACGGGGTGTGCGCGTTGCCGTCCTTGTTCTGGTTCTTGGGCCGCTTCAGGCCCATCTCCAGGGCGACACCGCTGGCGAACTGCTTGTTCTCCATCCAGCTCGGGCCGTCCGGGTTCCAGCGGACGATGGAGACCTCGGCGCCCTTGTTCGTGCCGAGCTCGGTGCCCGCCTTCTTGGCGGCGGCCTCGTGGTCGGAGATGACCTTGTTGGCCTTGGGCAGGTCGTTCACGGCGTTGCCGATGCCGCGCAGGGTCAGCTTCCAGTCGTCCGTGGGAGCCATCGTGACGACGGTCGCGGGCGTGATCTCGCGCAG contains these protein-coding regions:
- a CDS encoding ABC transporter substrate-binding protein, whose translation is MTVPRRPFSIASRRATQSVAALGAAALLLTGCGSDDGSDNDSSGKAGSGSSDTRTIKDATGKAVKVPAHPKRVVTLTQEDLDAVLALGVKPVGITNGQGLDKPPAYLADKVKDIDVVGNLLQPVMDKVVAAKPDLILAGDMQDEQVLKQLREITPATVVTMAPTDDWKLTLRGIGNAVNDLPKANKVISDHEAAAKKAGTELGTNKGAEVSIVRWNPDGPSWMENKQFASGVALEMGLKRPKNQNKDGNAHTPSLSLEKINEIDGDWLFLSTLTSDGDKALKDVQKKPAYKDLGAVEKNHVVTVDGSVWSTRGGPLAAAEVMNDYTKALKK